In a genomic window of Streptomyces roseoviridis:
- a CDS encoding DUF6493 family protein has protein sequence MTGGDARVEQFLDAVRQGRYGDVPGLLRQLDAAGRKAALPELKRLRKEVRGWDWKRWEERTRVRCALRLAGAGCHTGAAAAADWIGGRDLRDWQDRGGALLGVLAERDPAWLTEVARRLAERPAVAEDEYALVHGLVQLSGCPTPATEGYVRGWTRAVRRRTLLDSVRSDPQTPVLAPRLLDLAEIPDALTWRAGGTDTSYHWPTALAALAGEGVLDRTVLVDGCVTRLLRGGRARDLRFPLALLQALGTTDGERRGRVPDWLGMVADAPSPVAGYAQEVLAELALDGGLAVRDLAEMSGSVLFRTEKKLVRAQVTLLGKVLRRDPGAAEELLPVVTDAFGHEDTVIQERALKLVGRHLSAVTDARVREELAGAAELLSPVHRAAAVEVFGTSAAVDARPYEEVLPPVPELRPVAPAAATVAELVEELVALARHPYGSVEDFERALDGVVRHAHRDREALATAVREAFAGAYWLERRDHVSEGSDGIFTVLAALLSAVRASALDLARRRTGAPSCAHKALTRVVDARVWEAAWLVATGGPVPFLLAAPTRHTGAIDPPVLVERLRAYRDAGVEPLPVDLVQALLRVRKADASAARAAAEAAALGTRAGARLADWLTADVSLAPGVRFLERGRDVRSGRWWLAERLVVAVRERRLIKEEFPPAFQWLGGSPEETVHGCGRYHWSGLRPLWPGVLPDDRETLAAWLLPSLAGEAERDEREAAWGLTALAEADGPAGPAVHLALAVGLGCRHVEDRLTAVDALLVLASRGDLDPALLAARLAELVAEGTVKPNRLADAARTAASAGAYATVWAVLAGLLPCLLTARQPPRGAGELVAVAAECVERSGGSGEVPGLSEAAARAGSSRLVVQARRLSAALGHGTDRPSSEVVEIGH, from the coding sequence ATGACGGGAGGCGATGCGCGGGTGGAGCAGTTCCTCGACGCGGTCCGGCAGGGGCGGTACGGGGACGTCCCCGGCCTGCTCCGGCAGCTGGACGCGGCCGGGCGCAAGGCGGCGCTGCCGGAGCTGAAGCGGCTGCGCAAGGAGGTCCGCGGCTGGGACTGGAAGCGGTGGGAGGAGCGGACCCGGGTGCGGTGCGCCCTGCGGCTCGCGGGCGCCGGCTGTCACACGGGCGCGGCGGCGGCCGCCGACTGGATCGGCGGCCGCGATCTGCGGGACTGGCAGGACCGCGGCGGGGCGCTGCTCGGAGTGCTCGCGGAGCGCGACCCGGCGTGGCTCACGGAGGTGGCCCGGCGGCTCGCCGAGCGGCCCGCCGTGGCGGAGGACGAGTACGCCCTGGTCCACGGTCTGGTGCAGCTGAGCGGATGCCCCACTCCGGCGACCGAGGGCTACGTCCGCGGCTGGACCCGGGCCGTGCGGCGACGGACCCTCCTCGACAGCGTGCGGAGCGACCCGCAGACGCCGGTCCTCGCGCCCCGGCTGCTCGATCTGGCCGAGATCCCGGACGCCCTCACCTGGCGGGCCGGCGGCACCGACACCTCGTACCACTGGCCGACGGCGCTCGCCGCCCTCGCCGGGGAAGGGGTCCTGGACCGCACGGTGCTGGTCGACGGCTGTGTGACCCGGCTGCTGCGCGGCGGGCGTGCTCGGGACCTGCGCTTCCCGCTGGCCCTGCTGCAGGCGCTGGGCACGACGGACGGGGAGCGACGGGGGCGGGTTCCCGACTGGCTCGGCATGGTGGCCGACGCGCCCTCGCCGGTGGCCGGGTACGCGCAGGAGGTCCTGGCGGAGCTGGCACTGGACGGAGGTCTCGCGGTCCGGGACCTGGCGGAGATGTCCGGCTCGGTGCTGTTCCGCACGGAGAAGAAGCTGGTGCGGGCGCAGGTGACGCTGCTGGGGAAGGTGCTGCGGCGTGATCCGGGGGCGGCGGAGGAACTGCTGCCGGTGGTGACGGACGCCTTCGGGCACGAGGACACGGTGATCCAGGAGCGGGCCCTGAAGCTGGTGGGCCGGCATCTGTCCGCTGTGACCGACGCGCGGGTGCGCGAGGAACTGGCGGGTGCGGCCGAGCTGTTGAGCCCGGTGCACCGGGCGGCCGCGGTGGAGGTGTTCGGCACGTCCGCGGCCGTCGACGCCCGGCCGTACGAGGAGGTGCTGCCTCCGGTGCCGGAGCTGCGCCCGGTGGCACCGGCGGCGGCGACGGTCGCCGAGCTGGTGGAGGAGCTGGTCGCGCTGGCGCGGCACCCTTACGGGTCCGTCGAGGACTTCGAACGGGCCTTGGACGGTGTCGTACGGCACGCGCACCGGGACCGGGAGGCGCTGGCGACGGCGGTGCGGGAGGCGTTCGCGGGGGCGTACTGGCTGGAGCGCCGGGACCATGTCTCCGAGGGGTCGGACGGCATCTTCACCGTGCTGGCCGCGCTGCTCAGCGCGGTGCGGGCGTCGGCGCTCGACCTCGCCCGTCGGCGGACCGGTGCGCCGTCCTGTGCGCACAAGGCTCTGACCAGGGTCGTCGACGCCCGTGTGTGGGAGGCGGCCTGGCTGGTCGCGACGGGGGGCCCGGTTCCGTTCCTGCTCGCCGCGCCGACCCGGCACACCGGCGCGATCGACCCGCCGGTGCTGGTGGAGCGGCTGCGGGCCTATCGGGACGCCGGGGTCGAGCCGCTGCCGGTGGACCTCGTGCAGGCGCTGCTGCGGGTGCGCAAGGCGGACGCGTCGGCCGCCCGTGCGGCCGCGGAGGCGGCGGCCCTGGGCACCCGGGCGGGGGCGCGGCTCGCGGACTGGCTGACGGCGGACGTCTCGCTCGCGCCGGGGGTGCGCTTCCTGGAGCGGGGACGGGACGTCCGGTCGGGCAGGTGGTGGCTGGCGGAGCGCCTGGTCGTCGCGGTGCGGGAGCGCCGGTTGATCAAGGAGGAGTTCCCGCCGGCGTTCCAGTGGCTGGGCGGGTCGCCGGAGGAGACGGTGCACGGCTGCGGCCGGTACCACTGGTCGGGTCTGCGGCCGCTGTGGCCGGGGGTGCTGCCGGACGACCGGGAGACGCTGGCCGCCTGGCTGCTGCCGTCGCTGGCCGGCGAGGCGGAGCGGGACGAGCGGGAAGCGGCCTGGGGACTCACGGCGCTGGCCGAGGCGGACGGGCCGGCCGGGCCGGCCGTCCATCTCGCGCTCGCCGTGGGGCTGGGCTGCCGGCACGTGGAGGACCGGCTGACGGCCGTGGACGCGCTGCTCGTGCTCGCCTCCCGGGGTGACCTGGATCCGGCACTGCTGGCGGCGCGGCTTGCGGAGCTGGTGGCGGAGGGGACGGTCAAGCCCAACCGGCTGGCGGACGCGGCGCGTACGGCGGCCTCGGCCGGGGCGTACGCGACGGTGTGGGCGGTGCTCGCGGGACTGCTGCCGTGCCTGCTGACGGCACGGCAGCCGCCGCGCGGCGCGGGTGAGCTGGTGGCGGTGGCCGCCGAGTGCGTGGAGCGGTCCGGCGGGTCGGGGGAGGTACCGGGTCTGTCGGAGGCGGCGGCCCGGGCCGGTTCCTCCCGGCTGGTGGTCCAGGCGCGGCGGCTGTCGGCCGCACTCGGACACGGCACCGATCGACCATCGTCAGAAGTGGTCGAAATCGGTCACTAG
- a CDS encoding SWIM zinc finger family protein: MTRSVQALAYARPSALEPAGSGRLLGLETSGGLTPSGAEARPRFFSGFLTSPQIAARGLLAVADVAAARYHQRMRPGSLDPVVTGNGDRLRFESFSGCGGVYARLDVLSAGLDGARTGHGTTNVDVNNPLREALSRLTGDDPLHLRVGPEELAVTTLDGPVVEKKVPLPERWLRGFAEAQVSSAGFDLRAELPGPEAVRFLRSLPRTRARGLGPMWVVPSGRTLRPTTRPVAGSVCLAGPDRLVALERVLRHASALRVYGPVPDGGPAPSAWEVELPGMRLTLTLSPDPARGFSGEGGVLEALATGEAAQDAELVSVLLAWEPRIDLGDLAARSGLSVARVRAALTRLGTAGRVGYDVAEAAYFHRELPYDADRAERHNPRLVAARALLAEGAVALDGTLASVRSGERRYQVRESADGRLSCTCVWWAEYRGRRGPCKHALAVRIARRGATVETVAGGAR, translated from the coding sequence ATGACGCGATCCGTACAGGCGCTCGCCTACGCACGCCCTTCCGCGCTGGAGCCCGCGGGCTCCGGACGGCTGCTCGGTCTGGAGACGTCCGGGGGTCTCACGCCGTCCGGCGCCGAGGCCCGTCCCCGGTTCTTCTCCGGTTTCCTGACCTCGCCGCAGATCGCCGCGCGCGGGCTGCTGGCCGTGGCCGACGTGGCGGCGGCCCGCTACCACCAGCGCATGCGGCCCGGTTCGCTGGATCCGGTGGTGACCGGGAACGGCGACCGGCTGCGCTTCGAGTCCTTCTCGGGCTGCGGCGGGGTGTACGCGCGTCTGGACGTGCTGAGTGCCGGGCTCGACGGCGCCCGGACGGGGCACGGGACGACCAACGTGGACGTCAACAACCCGCTGCGGGAGGCACTGTCCCGGCTGACGGGCGACGATCCGCTGCATCTGCGGGTCGGGCCCGAGGAACTGGCGGTGACCACGCTCGACGGACCGGTCGTGGAGAAGAAGGTGCCGCTGCCCGAGCGCTGGCTGCGCGGCTTCGCCGAGGCCCAGGTCTCGTCCGCCGGTTTCGACCTGCGCGCGGAGCTGCCGGGCCCGGAGGCGGTCCGGTTCCTGCGGTCGCTGCCGCGCACGCGGGCACGGGGCCTGGGTCCGATGTGGGTGGTGCCGTCCGGCCGGACGCTGCGGCCGACCACGCGGCCGGTGGCGGGCTCGGTGTGCCTCGCGGGGCCCGACCGGCTGGTGGCACTGGAGCGGGTGCTGCGGCACGCGTCGGCCCTGAGGGTGTACGGGCCGGTGCCGGACGGCGGGCCGGCGCCGAGCGCCTGGGAGGTGGAGCTGCCCGGGATGCGGCTCACGCTGACCCTGTCGCCGGACCCCGCGCGCGGTTTCTCCGGCGAGGGCGGCGTCCTGGAGGCGCTGGCCACCGGGGAGGCGGCGCAGGACGCGGAGCTGGTGTCGGTGCTGCTCGCCTGGGAGCCGCGGATCGACCTCGGCGACCTGGCCGCGCGGTCCGGCCTGTCCGTGGCGCGGGTGCGGGCGGCGCTGACCCGGCTCGGCACGGCCGGCCGGGTGGGGTACGACGTGGCGGAGGCGGCCTACTTCCACCGCGAGCTGCCCTATGACGCGGACCGCGCCGAGCGGCACAACCCACGCCTGGTCGCGGCCCGGGCGCTGCTCGCGGAGGGCGCGGTCGCCTTGGACGGGACGCTCGCCTCGGTGCGGTCCGGGGAACGGCGCTACCAGGTGCGGGAGTCGGCGGACGGGCGGCTGAGCTGCACGTGCGTGTGGTGGGCGGAGTACCGGGGCCGACGGGGCCCGTGCAAGCACGCGCTGGCGGTGCGCATCGCCCGGCGCGGCGCGACGGTCGAGACGGTGGCGGGGGGTGCCCGATGA
- a CDS encoding alkaline phosphatase D family protein — protein sequence MSSSTAGPAPARRTLLRGSLAVPAAALAAGGGAFAGSASAGPAFALSGRPTAAWGVQTGDVTAHSGLVWVRSDRPARMVVETSSSETFRRVRRHHGPLLGPGTDFTGTTALRGLPPGEQVHYRVTLSDPDDPRRTGEPVTGTFRTAPARRRDGVRFLWSGDIAGQGWGINPDIGGFRAYEEMRRLDPDFFLCSGDTVYADGVLQPSVTLPDGRVWRNVTTPEKSKVAETLDEYRGNFRYNLLDHNVRAFNAQVPSIVQWDDHEVRNNWYPGQILDDPRYTEKDVDVLAARASRAFAEYVPVSTLHARGDGTRTEGRLHRVVRYGPLLDVFVLDMRAYRNANSPGRQADDGTGILGAEQLEWLKRELARSRAVWKALAADLPLGLVVPDGSTDFEAIAQGDPGAPLGRELQIAELLRFVKHRRITGTLWLTADVHHTSAQHYAPERAAFQDFAPFWEFVSGPLAAGGFPASRLDGTFGPERVFVRAPERANVSPMESPQYFGEVDIDGDSGELTVRLRAEGGTVLFSKVLQPGRVGQ from the coding sequence ATGTCCTCGTCCACCGCCGGTCCCGCTCCCGCCCGCCGTACCCTGCTGCGCGGTTCGCTCGCCGTGCCCGCCGCCGCCCTCGCGGCCGGCGGGGGCGCCTTCGCCGGCTCGGCGTCCGCCGGTCCGGCGTTCGCGCTCTCGGGGCGGCCGACGGCCGCCTGGGGCGTGCAGACCGGCGACGTCACCGCGCACTCGGGCCTGGTGTGGGTCCGCTCGGACCGGCCGGCCCGGATGGTCGTGGAGACCTCGTCGAGCGAAACGTTTCGCCGGGTCCGCCGCCACCACGGTCCGCTCCTCGGGCCCGGAACGGACTTCACCGGCACCACCGCGCTGCGCGGGCTGCCGCCCGGCGAGCAGGTCCACTACCGGGTCACGCTGTCCGATCCGGACGACCCGCGCCGTACCGGCGAGCCGGTCACCGGCACGTTCCGCACGGCGCCCGCCCGGCGGCGGGACGGCGTGCGGTTCCTGTGGTCCGGCGACATCGCCGGGCAGGGCTGGGGCATCAACCCGGACATCGGCGGCTTCCGCGCGTACGAGGAGATGCGCCGGCTCGACCCCGACTTCTTCCTGTGCAGCGGCGACACCGTCTACGCGGACGGCGTCCTCCAGCCCAGCGTGACGCTGCCGGACGGCCGCGTCTGGCGGAACGTCACCACGCCGGAGAAGTCCAAGGTGGCCGAGACGCTGGACGAGTACCGCGGCAACTTCCGCTACAACCTGCTCGACCACAACGTGCGCGCCTTCAACGCCCAGGTGCCGTCGATCGTGCAGTGGGACGACCACGAGGTCCGCAACAACTGGTATCCGGGGCAGATCCTCGACGATCCGCGCTACACCGAGAAGGACGTGGACGTCCTGGCGGCCCGCGCCTCGCGCGCCTTCGCCGAGTACGTCCCGGTGTCCACGCTGCACGCGCGCGGTGACGGCACCCGGACCGAGGGCCGGCTGCACCGCGTGGTGCGCTACGGGCCGCTGCTGGACGTCTTCGTGCTGGACATGCGCGCGTACCGGAACGCCAACTCGCCGGGCCGGCAGGCCGACGACGGCACCGGCATCCTGGGCGCCGAGCAGTTGGAGTGGCTGAAGCGGGAGCTGGCCCGGTCGCGCGCGGTGTGGAAGGCGCTCGCCGCGGACCTGCCGCTGGGGCTCGTGGTGCCGGACGGGTCGACGGACTTCGAGGCGATCGCGCAGGGTGATCCGGGGGCACCGCTCGGCCGCGAGCTGCAGATCGCCGAGCTGCTGCGGTTCGTCAAGCACCGGCGGATCACCGGCACCCTGTGGCTCACCGCCGACGTCCACCACACCTCGGCGCAGCACTACGCGCCGGAGCGCGCCGCCTTCCAGGACTTCGCGCCCTTCTGGGAGTTCGTGTCGGGGCCGCTGGCGGCGGGCGGTTTCCCGGCCAGCCGGCTGGACGGCACCTTCGGCCCGGAGCGGGTCTTCGTGCGGGCACCGGAGCGGGCCAACGTGTCGCCGATGGAGAGCCCGCAGTACTTCGGCGAGGTCGACATCGACGGCGACAGCGGGGAACTGACGGTCCGGCTGCGGGCCGAGGGGGGCACGGTGCTGTTCAGCAAGGTCCTCCAGCCGGGCCGCGTCGGGCAGTGA
- a CDS encoding alpha/beta fold hydrolase yields MSAQISFPVESLAGPRTVTLAYERRGAGEPLLLLHGIGHHWQAWEPVLDVLAVERDVVAVDLPGFGASPALLAPLAYDLETVVPVLGAFCAALGIERPHVAGNSLGGLLALRLGREKLVRSVTALSPAGFWSQAERRYAFTTLRAMRGAALAMPVPLIERLSRSAAGRTALTSTIYARPGRRSPQATVAETLALRGATGFHQTLAAGRTVLFADDVPAVPVTVAWGTRDRLLLRRQGVRAKHTLPDARLVRLPGCGHVPMNDDPALVARVILDGSAGTTGSGGSAGRSGGAG; encoded by the coding sequence ATGTCCGCACAGATCTCGTTCCCCGTGGAGTCCCTGGCCGGACCCCGCACGGTCACCCTGGCGTACGAGCGACGGGGCGCGGGTGAGCCGCTGCTGCTGCTCCACGGGATAGGCCACCACTGGCAGGCGTGGGAGCCCGTGCTCGACGTCCTCGCCGTCGAGCGGGACGTGGTCGCCGTCGACCTGCCCGGTTTCGGCGCCTCCCCGGCGCTGCTCGCGCCGCTGGCCTACGACCTGGAGACCGTGGTGCCGGTCCTGGGCGCGTTCTGCGCGGCCCTCGGGATCGAACGGCCGCACGTGGCGGGCAACTCGCTCGGCGGGCTGCTCGCCCTGCGCCTCGGCCGCGAGAAGCTCGTGCGCTCGGTCACGGCGCTCTCGCCCGCGGGGTTCTGGTCGCAGGCCGAGCGGCGGTACGCGTTCACGACGCTGCGCGCCATGCGGGGCGCCGCGCTCGCGATGCCCGTCCCGCTGATCGAGCGGCTCTCCCGCAGCGCGGCCGGCCGCACCGCGCTGACCAGCACCATCTACGCCCGCCCCGGGCGCCGCTCACCGCAGGCCACGGTCGCCGAGACGCTCGCCCTGCGCGGCGCGACCGGCTTCCACCAGACCCTCGCCGCCGGCCGGACCGTGCTGTTCGCCGATGACGTGCCCGCCGTGCCGGTGACCGTGGCCTGGGGCACCCGGGACCGGCTGCTGCTGCGCCGTCAGGGCGTGCGCGCCAAGCACACGCTGCCGGACGCCCGCCTGGTCCGTCTGCCCGGCTGCGGCCACGTCCCCATGAACGACGACCCGGCCCTGGTGGCCCGGGTGATCCTGGACGGCAGTGCCGGCACCACCGGCAGCGGCGGGAGCGCCGGCCGCTCCGGCGGTGCCGGCTGA
- the sigJ gene encoding RNA polymerase sigma factor SigJ translates to MPPETPTAAPTDPPAPPSGPPAAPDGPPADPGDAAVLPSGPPAVPRDATAVFEEHRPLLTGVAYRMLGRVADAEDVVQEAWLRWSADDRGAVREPRAFLVRITTRLAVDRLRQVQSRRESYVGPWLPEPVVTDFGPSVPDTAERVLLSDSVSLALLVVLESLSPLERAVFVLREAFGFPYAEIAATLDRSEAAVRQLAGRARKHVDEGRPRYDVDPVQRRDLTERFLAAAASGDLEGLLALLAPDVRLVGDSGGKAKAPLRIMEDAEKIGRFLVAVSQGTEDVYDDLRFQEVNGGPALVVRVGGRVDAVFQVDVRDGRIACVYIVRNPDKLRNLRNLALG, encoded by the coding sequence GTGCCGCCCGAGACGCCGACCGCCGCTCCGACCGATCCGCCCGCCCCTCCGAGCGGTCCTCCCGCCGCTCCGGACGGTCCTCCGGCCGACCCGGGCGATGCGGCCGTCCTTCCGAGTGGTCCTCCCGCCGTTCCGCGCGATGCGACCGCCGTCTTCGAGGAGCACCGCCCGCTGCTCACCGGGGTCGCCTACCGCATGCTCGGACGGGTCGCCGACGCCGAGGACGTCGTGCAGGAGGCATGGCTGCGCTGGTCCGCCGACGACCGCGGTGCCGTCCGGGAGCCCCGCGCCTTCCTCGTACGGATCACCACCCGGCTCGCCGTCGACCGGCTCCGCCAGGTCCAGTCCCGCCGCGAGTCGTACGTGGGCCCCTGGCTGCCCGAGCCGGTCGTCACCGACTTCGGGCCCTCGGTGCCCGACACCGCCGAACGCGTCCTGCTCTCCGACTCCGTCTCCCTCGCCCTCCTCGTCGTCCTCGAATCCCTCTCGCCCCTGGAGCGCGCGGTGTTCGTGCTGCGTGAGGCATTCGGCTTTCCCTACGCCGAGATCGCGGCCACCCTCGACCGCAGCGAGGCCGCCGTCCGGCAGCTCGCCGGCCGTGCCCGCAAGCACGTCGACGAGGGCCGCCCGCGCTACGACGTCGACCCCGTCCAGCGCCGCGACCTCACCGAGCGGTTCCTCGCCGCCGCCGCGAGCGGCGATCTGGAGGGACTGCTCGCCCTGCTCGCGCCCGACGTCCGGCTCGTCGGCGACAGCGGCGGCAAGGCCAAGGCCCCGCTGCGGATCATGGAGGACGCCGAGAAGATCGGCCGCTTCCTCGTCGCCGTCTCCCAGGGCACCGAGGACGTCTACGACGACCTGCGCTTCCAGGAGGTCAACGGCGGCCCCGCCCTGGTCGTCCGCGTCGGCGGCAGGGTCGACGCCGTCTTCCAGGTCGACGTCCGCGACGGACGGATCGCCTGCGTCTACATCGTGCGCAACCCCGACAAGCTCCGGAACCTCCGGAACCTTGCCCTCGGCTGA
- the uppS gene encoding polyprenyl diphosphate synthase — translation MDGNGRWAQRRSLPRTAGHRAAETSVIDVIEAARAAGVEWLSLYAFSTENWNRPGAEVDDLMRLVRRVVRRHAPLLLARGIRCRFLGAADPRIPPELARDFEDLATLTADNRRMTLTVAFDHGGRRDIVEAARSLIRSGTPADEVTERLFAGHLPFPDTPDVDLVIRTSGEQRISNFMLWQVAYAEWVFPEVLWPDFRAPDFLACLHTYRRRDRRFGGVPPQKNGDPS, via the coding sequence ATGGACGGCAACGGCCGCTGGGCACAGCGGCGTTCGCTTCCCCGAACGGCGGGCCACCGGGCCGCGGAGACCTCGGTGATCGACGTGATCGAGGCGGCCCGGGCGGCCGGAGTCGAATGGCTCAGCCTGTACGCCTTCTCCACCGAGAACTGGAACCGTCCCGGCGCCGAGGTCGACGACCTGATGCGGCTGGTCCGCCGCGTCGTGCGCAGGCACGCGCCGCTGCTGCTCGCCCGGGGCATCCGCTGCCGCTTCCTCGGGGCGGCGGATCCGCGTATTCCCCCGGAACTGGCCCGGGACTTCGAGGACCTGGCGACGCTGACGGCCGACAACCGGAGAATGACGCTCACCGTCGCCTTCGACCACGGCGGGCGCCGGGACATCGTCGAGGCCGCCAGGTCGCTGATCCGCAGCGGGACGCCCGCCGACGAGGTGACCGAGCGGCTCTTCGCCGGCCATCTGCCCTTCCCCGACACCCCCGACGTCGACCTCGTCATCCGCACCTCCGGCGAGCAGCGCATCTCCAACTTCATGCTCTGGCAGGTCGCCTACGCCGAGTGGGTCTTCCCCGAGGTGCTCTGGCCGGACTTCCGGGCCCCCGACTTCCTCGCCTGCCTGCACACCTACCGGCGCCGTGACCGCCGCTTCGGCGGGGTGCCGCCCCAGAAGAACGGAGACCCGTCATGA
- a CDS encoding oxygenase MpaB family protein, with protein MTTGTTGTAEEAHLFGAESPFHAFFDDPRWALAMIRATVLEAAHPQIGAALADNSTFVAHPWRRLRNTFLSMRRMFDADPAVREREAARLNRLHARMSGSDSRGRAYDAMDRPTRAWVVATLFESAVTMCRLSGQPLDQDTMERMYAEYRAFLAALDGDAGELPEDVHAFWRYFDGVVEDELENTEAARVILYRLFDHLPAPALLDGAPALWAAGRAVVGPLLGAITVASLPEPYRRRAGLPEMPGAQTVMQGAYLAAGLARFLPEGWINAETVIETLSLSPDSDDPRARTMAALRARMKRASALLRLLSPLTGDTGPDPFTAAPAGTADRAAATGEGRRSAEEFFRQVLDQTGDGHLDWPDLAAMARELATRLDLDEPEETRLYDAFAAWWRELQAALDADGDGRVSAAEYAAAVPSLAGPALIRVAEVLFDATDKDGSGTIDADEYRGLFRTAFHRDLATADGGYGRSAFVGDFLSFMSGRRATTPYDPLLADA; from the coding sequence ATGACGACCGGAACCACGGGAACGGCCGAAGAGGCGCACCTGTTCGGCGCGGAATCGCCGTTCCACGCCTTCTTCGACGACCCCCGCTGGGCGCTCGCCATGATCCGCGCCACCGTGCTGGAGGCCGCCCACCCCCAGATCGGTGCCGCCCTCGCCGACAACTCCACCTTCGTGGCCCACCCCTGGCGCCGACTGCGCAACACCTTCCTCAGCATGCGGCGGATGTTCGACGCCGACCCGGCGGTCCGCGAGCGGGAGGCCGCCCGGCTCAACAGGCTGCACGCCCGCATGAGCGGCTCCGACTCCCGCGGCCGCGCCTACGACGCGATGGACCGACCGACCCGCGCCTGGGTGGTCGCCACCCTCTTCGAGAGCGCCGTCACCATGTGCCGGCTGAGCGGGCAGCCGCTCGACCAGGACACCATGGAGCGCATGTACGCCGAGTACCGCGCGTTCCTCGCGGCGCTCGACGGCGACGCCGGGGAACTCCCCGAGGACGTGCACGCCTTCTGGCGGTACTTCGACGGGGTCGTCGAGGACGAGCTGGAGAACACCGAGGCGGCCCGCGTCATCCTCTACCGGCTCTTCGACCACCTGCCCGCCCCGGCCCTGCTCGACGGGGCGCCGGCCCTGTGGGCGGCCGGACGGGCCGTCGTCGGTCCGCTGCTCGGCGCGATCACCGTCGCCTCGCTCCCGGAGCCGTACCGCCGCAGGGCCGGCCTGCCCGAGATGCCCGGCGCCCAGACCGTCATGCAGGGCGCCTACCTCGCCGCCGGGCTCGCCCGCTTCCTGCCCGAAGGCTGGATCAACGCCGAAACCGTCATCGAGACCCTCTCCCTCTCGCCCGACAGCGACGACCCCCGGGCGCGGACCATGGCCGCCCTGCGCGCCCGCATGAAGCGGGCCTCCGCCCTCCTGCGCCTCCTGTCGCCGCTGACCGGCGACACCGGACCGGACCCGTTCACGGCCGCCCCGGCGGGCACGGCGGACAGGGCGGCGGCGACGGGGGAGGGCCGGCGCTCGGCGGAGGAGTTCTTCCGCCAGGTGCTGGACCAGACCGGCGACGGCCACCTCGACTGGCCCGACCTGGCCGCCATGGCACGCGAACTGGCCACCCGTCTCGATCTGGACGAGCCCGAGGAGACCAGGCTCTACGACGCCTTCGCCGCCTGGTGGCGCGAACTGCAGGCGGCCCTCGACGCGGACGGCGACGGCCGCGTCAGCGCCGCCGAGTACGCCGCCGCCGTGCCCTCCCTCGCCGGTCCCGCGCTCATCCGCGTCGCCGAGGTGCTCTTCGACGCCACCGACAAGGACGGCAGCGGAACCATCGACGCGGACGAATACCGGGGGCTCTTCCGCACCGCCTTCCACCGGGACCTGGCCACCGCCGACGGCGGTTACGGCCGCAGCGCCTTCGTGGGCGACTTCCTCTCCTTCATGTCGGGCCGCCGGGCGACCACGCCCTACGACCCGCTGCTCGCCGATGCGTAG
- a CDS encoding GntR family transcriptional regulator, whose amino-acid sequence MGTTQLETVPEPKYWHLKTVIGEALDSDFAVGEILPNERELAARFGVARATLRQALEQLELEGRLQRRRGVGTTVAPPRVGVDVSTTQHSWPGVGEDTWQSVDSADDTAPAAVARLLDIEPTARVHVVRRLRVTEGQPVAAELLYVPAGSVPGLVEADASGGPARARAVLRELRQLTLDGQDRSVELGSARADDARELDRLPGAPVLVVTTRYLSEGRTAAVSVATYRADTCRLTFGDSGDLAMAS is encoded by the coding sequence GTGGGGACCACGCAGCTGGAAACAGTGCCGGAGCCGAAGTACTGGCACCTCAAGACCGTGATCGGCGAAGCCCTCGACTCGGACTTCGCGGTCGGGGAGATCCTGCCCAACGAGCGTGAGCTGGCCGCCCGTTTCGGCGTCGCCCGCGCCACCCTCCGGCAGGCCCTGGAGCAGCTGGAGCTCGAAGGCCGCCTGCAGCGCCGCCGCGGCGTCGGCACCACCGTCGCCCCGCCCCGCGTCGGCGTCGACGTCTCCACCACCCAGCACAGCTGGCCCGGCGTGGGCGAGGACACCTGGCAGTCCGTCGACTCCGCCGACGACACCGCCCCCGCAGCCGTCGCCCGTCTCCTCGACATCGAGCCCACCGCGCGCGTGCACGTCGTGCGCCGGCTGCGCGTCACCGAGGGACAGCCCGTCGCGGCCGAACTGCTCTACGTGCCCGCCGGATCCGTGCCCGGCCTCGTCGAGGCCGACGCGTCCGGCGGACCGGCGCGCGCCCGCGCCGTCCTGCGCGAACTGCGGCAGCTGACCCTCGACGGCCAGGACCGCTCCGTCGAACTGGGCTCCGCCCGCGCCGACGACGCCCGGGAGCTGGACCGTCTGCCCGGCGCTCCGGTCCTCGTCGTCACCACCCGCTACCTCTCCGAGGGCCGCACCGCCGCCGTCTCGGTGGCCACCTACCGCGCCGACACCTGCCGGCTCACCTTCGGTGACTCCGGCGACCTGGCGATGGCATCCTGA